The Streptomyces kanamyceticus genome window below encodes:
- a CDS encoding Fur family transcriptional regulator: MGAPVRGRSTRQRAAVAAALDDVDEFRSAQELHDMLKHKGDSVGLTTVYRTLQSLADAGEVDALRTSEGETVYRRCSTGDHHHHLVCRVCGKAVEVEGPAVEKWAEAIASEHGYVNVAHTVEIFGTCAECASK; encoded by the coding sequence GTGGGAGCCCCGGTTCGAGGCAGGTCGACCCGCCAGCGCGCGGCAGTGGCGGCGGCGCTCGACGACGTGGACGAGTTCCGCAGTGCGCAGGAGCTGCACGACATGCTCAAGCACAAGGGCGACTCCGTCGGTCTCACCACGGTCTACCGCACCCTCCAGTCGCTCGCCGACGCGGGCGAGGTCGACGCGCTGCGCACCAGCGAGGGCGAGACGGTCTACCGCAGGTGCTCCACCGGCGATCACCACCACCACCTGGTCTGCCGCGTCTGCGGCAAGGCCGTCGAGGTGGAGGGTCCCGCGGTCGAGAAGTGGGCCGAGGCGATCGCCTCGGAGCACGGGTACGTCAACGTGGCGCACACGGTGGAGATCTTCGGTACGTGCGCGGAGTGCGCGAGCAAGTAG